A genomic window from Geotrypetes seraphini chromosome 18, aGeoSer1.1, whole genome shotgun sequence includes:
- the LOC117351835 gene encoding dynein regulatory complex protein 1-like has product MASPPYSSVKGHGIKKRDEENTITKAQQKRKLNRLHDVLNSLKQKLAKQIKQYQEENQALADDYKRIVELCKDVQRKMRHFSIIDKKKFEDIWIMNEEEMKEMMRKALKTDKIIHEQQLGLPWVKPDYWFLDNVGPIVPQSRKKKTASEVAEEVMLLAVDKHIQIKEDKEFKESVCMDSGSTDTKIDPSQQFSPKTVKQILEILCDESGFLMEDKLLKLLSPLEKDERSLLKLDSVFQALGIESEDDLYKLVDFFLKYKTQHLSSELEKDYEIDETELAEEPEEILCAQLQKIISSELIHPNDVLHALRAFVFEYKKPREKTLQTKHTLLEERDNSEDAAYWDAMVKVIPESKLKLWNALEEALEKYYNVLTQRSKLLKDTASLRQQNSELRVLMHQYLNSKVNTELQVPPSQVLQLDFYQA; this is encoded by the exons atggcttctcctccctacagctccgtTAAAGGTCATG gaataaaaaaGCGGGATGAAGAGAACACAATCACAAAAGCCCAACAAAAGAGGAAGCTTAATCGATTGCATGATGTTCTCAACAGCTTGAAACAGAAACTAGCAAAGCAAATAAAGCAGTATCAAGAGGAGAACCAAGCATTGGCAGATGATTATAAAAGAATAGTGGAGCTCTGCAAGGATGTGCAGAGAAAAATGAGACATTTTTCTATCAtcgataaaaaaaaatttgaagacATCTGGATAATGAATGAGgaagaaatgaaagaaatgaTGCGAAAAGCCTTGAAAACCGATAAGATAATTCATGAGCAGCAACTGGGTCTTCCCTGGGTGAAACCCGACTATTGGTTCCTAGACAATGTAGGACCCATTGTACCACAGTCCAGGAAGAAGAAAACAGCCAGTGAGGTCGCAGAGGAAGTCATGTTATTAGCAGTTGACAAGCACATACAAATTAAAGAGGATAAGGAGTTCAAGGAGTCAGTCTGTATGGATAGTGGATCAACTGACACCAAGATCGATCCTTCTCAGCAGTTCTCGCCAAAGACAGTTAAACAGATCCTGGAGATCCTCTGTGATGAATCAGGCTTTTTGATGGAAGATAAATTGCTGAAACTACTTTCACCACTGGAAAAAGATGAGCGCTCCCTTTTGAAGCTTGATTCTGTCTTTCAGGCCCTTGGAATTGAGAGTGAAGATGACTTATATAAACTTGTGGATTTCTTTCTTAAATACAAAACTCAGCATTTATCATCAGAACTGGAAAAAGATTATGAAATTGATGAAACTGAACTTGCTGAAGAACCAGAAGAAATATTATGTGCCCAGTTGCAAAAAATAATCTCAAGTGAGCTTATCCACCCCAATGATGTCCTCCATGCTCTTCGAGCCTTTGTCTTTGAATACAAGAAGCCAAGAGAAAAAACTTTACAGACAAAACATACTTTGTTAGAAGAGAGAGACAACAGTGAAGATGCTGCATATTGGGATGCCATGGTGAAAGTAATTCCTGAGTCAAAGCtaaagctttggaatgcattggAAGAAGCACTGGAGAAATATTACAATGTTCTAACTCAGAGGTCAAAGCTCCTGAAGGATACAGCCAGTTTGAGGCAGCAAAACTCAGAGCTGCGGGTGTTAATGCATCAATACCTCAACTCCAAGGTGAATACTGAATTGCAAGTCCCCCCTTCTCAAGTGCTTCAGTTGGACTTTTATCAGGCATAA